The window TCAAGTTGGTGAATTCGCAAGAAAATTAGGATTGTCGCATATTACTTCAAGTTGGCAATATTTATTGATTCAAACATATTTTCTAATTACACTTGGCTTTGTTACTCTAAAAAAAGCAATTCCGTTTGAATGGAAAAATTTTGGATTCATTCTCAATCATGCAGGAGTTTGGATAACAATCGTAACTGCATCTTTGGGTACAGGCGATTTGAAACGGCTTCATTTGAAACTTGATGAAACACAAGCCGTTTGGCATGCTTTCGATGGAGAAAATAATAGTTATAAGCTACCATTTGCTATGAAATTGTTGGATTTTAATATTGAAGAATATAATCCAAAAATTGCCTTGGTTGATAATTATTTAGGCTCAATTGTAGTTGATGATAGAGTTAGTGCATTTACAATAGAAAAAGGTATTACCCAAAAACTGTTAGATTTTGAAATTAGCATAGAAGAATATTTACCACTATCTGCGACTTTAGGTCAAGAATTCAGAATTTTTACGGAAAAAGGAGCAGCACCTTCTTCCTTTATTAAAGTGAAAAATATTGTTTCCAATGATACAATATCAGGTTGGATTTCATGCGGAAATTTTGCGATAAAAAGGCGTTCCTTAAAAATCAGCGATAAATATTCTTTATATATGTTATCTCCTGTAGCAAAAAAATATAGTTCAGAAATTGCTCTATATTATCATGAGTTTTCGGAAACAGATACTACAAACATTAGCGATACAATTTTAATAGAAGTCAATAAACCATTCAAATTTGGTGGTTGGAAAATGTATCAGCAAAGCTATGATGAATATCTTGGAAGATGGTCGGAAACAAGTGTAATTGAGATTGTTAGAGACCCATGGTTGCCTTTGGTATATTTTGGCATTTTTCTTATGATTGCCGGTGCAATTTATATTTTCTGGACTGGGCAAAAAATTTCACTCAAAGAAGATAAAAATGAAAGTTGAGATTAAAAAACAACTTTCAACTTTTAGAACTTTCAACTTTTAACTAATTAAAAATGGTTTGGATAAATTTTCCCGTATATGCTACAATTACAATTGTCCTCTGGGCAATTAGTATTATATTTTACACACTCTCAGCTAAAATAAAAATATTGCATGTATTTGCTAATATTTTTGTTTTACTCGGGATAGCTGTCTTCATAACTTTCGTAACAATTTTGTGGATGAAACTTGAGCGGCCACCTTTTAGGACATTAGGCGAAACAAGACTTTGGTATGCCTTATTTTTACCCGTAATCGGAATTGTAACTTACATTCGTTGGAAATACAAATGGTTCATAAGTTATAGTCTTGGAATGGCAATTTTGTTTTTGATTTTGAATATTGCACACCCCGAAAATTATGATAAAGCTCTGATGCCTGCACTGCAAAGTCCATGGTTTGTGCCACATGTAGTGGTGTATATTTTCGCTTATGCACTTCTTGCTGCATCTTCTTTAGTTGCACTGAAAGGCTTGTATTTATTATATTTCAAAGAATTTCAGACTTCGCTATTGAAACTTGCTGACAATCTGGTTTATATTGGTTTTGCATTTCTTACTCTCGGATTGATATTCGGAGCATTGTGGGCAAAAGAAGCCTGGGGACATTATTGGACTTGGGATCCTAAAGAAACATGGGCTTTCCTAACCTGGATGGGATACATGATTTATATGCACTATAGATATCATCGTCCCGCAAATATCAACGGACCATTGTGGACATTAACTTTGGCTTTTGTAATTTTATTGATTGCCTGGTTTGGAGTTAACTATTTACCATCGGCACAGTCGAGTGTGCATGTTTATAGTTCATAAAAGTTGAAAGTTAATGAAGTATAAAGTTTGTGAAGTTAGCTATTATCCTCTAACTTAATAAACATTCTACTTTCTATTTTCCATTTTCTAATTTCAAACCTCCAACTAATAACTATTGTAGCTAACAATTTCATCAAAATCTTTTCGGATTTTATTTCTAATATCTTCAGTTTTTTTATAACCAACTGTAATTATCAATTCTGCTCGTTTCCTTTCGGGGATATTAAGTAGCTTCTTCACCTTTTTTTCGTTGAACCATCCTAAAATGCAAGTTCCGAGTCCTTCAGAAACTGCTTGCAAGCAAAAGTGTTCAGTAGCAATTCCTATATCAATCAAAGTATAAGGCTTTTTCTTTACAATTGTTCCGAATTTTGAAGTGAAATTTGCACCTTCTCGTACTACCACAACCAAAACCGGGGCTTGAATTGTAAAATGATTTAATGGCAAAATCTTATCGGAAGTAGCTTTTGCAACTTCATTTTTCAGTTCGGGATTGTCAACTA is drawn from Bacteroidota bacterium and contains these coding sequences:
- the ccsA gene encoding cytochrome c biogenesis protein CcsA; translation: MVWINFPVYATITIVLWAISIIFYTLSAKIKILHVFANIFVLLGIAVFITFVTILWMKLERPPFRTLGETRLWYALFLPVIGIVTYIRWKYKWFISYSLGMAILFLILNIAHPENYDKALMPALQSPWFVPHVVVYIFAYALLAASSLVALKGLYLLYFKEFQTSLLKLADNLVYIGFAFLTLGLIFGALWAKEAWGHYWTWDPKETWAFLTWMGYMIYMHYRYHRPANINGPLWTLTLAFVILLIAWFGVNYLPSAQSSVHVYSS
- a CDS encoding NAD(P)H nitroreductase; translation: MTKQINFLELASIRQSDRGYIDKAVEVEKIKRCLEAARLAPSACNSQPWKFIVVDNPELKNEVAKATSDKILPLNHFTIQAPVLVVVVREGANFTSKFGTIVKKKPYTLIDIGIATEHFCLQAVSEGLGTCILGWFNEKKVKKLLNIPERKRAELIITVGYKKTEDIRNKIRKDFDEIVSYNSY